A single window of Actinoallomurus bryophytorum DNA harbors:
- a CDS encoding SHOCT domain-containing protein, which yields MNAMTLTANGPWHDGHSTAWWPIFPIGFGLFWLLVLGGGYYLLSKRTRSGGGAERVLAERYARGEIDEEEYRERLAVLRT from the coding sequence ATGAACGCGATGACGCTGACCGCGAACGGTCCCTGGCACGACGGCCACTCCACCGCATGGTGGCCGATCTTCCCGATCGGCTTCGGCCTCTTCTGGCTGCTCGTCCTCGGCGGCGGCTACTACCTGCTGTCGAAGCGCACGCGGTCGGGCGGTGGCGCCGAGCGGGTACTCGCCGAACGCTATGCGCGTGGCGAGATCGACGAGGAGGAGTACCGCGAACGGCTGGCCGTGCTGCGCACCTAG
- a CDS encoding DUF4097 family beta strand repeat-containing protein, which yields MNSRSVAIAAVIALTASGCGVGVHFADYRHSTTPADTHVTGTVNRLQVDAGDGHVVVRAGSGDGVTVHRVVHYQSGTPHPTERLADGTLTFSRGCSRCRVDYDLTVPAAVSVRAGTDSGRIDIEGVAAVDAGSDSGSQTVRHIAGSVTAHSDSGSLTIQDVGGALETSSDSGSLRATELRSPTAKTSTDSGGIRMVFTSPPQNVRANSDSGSVRIGLRGGRYRVDIGSDSGGKHVTVPTASDAPSRVYVRTDSGGINIFPG from the coding sequence GTGAACAGCCGCAGTGTGGCGATCGCCGCCGTCATCGCCCTGACCGCGTCGGGCTGCGGCGTGGGCGTGCACTTCGCCGACTACCGGCACAGCACCACGCCCGCCGACACGCACGTCACCGGAACGGTGAACCGTCTCCAGGTTGACGCGGGTGACGGCCACGTGGTCGTACGGGCCGGTAGCGGCGACGGCGTGACGGTCCACCGCGTCGTGCACTACCAGAGCGGCACGCCGCACCCCACGGAGCGGCTGGCCGACGGCACGCTGACCTTCAGCAGGGGCTGCTCCCGGTGCCGTGTCGACTACGACCTGACCGTGCCCGCCGCGGTGAGCGTACGTGCAGGTACCGACAGCGGCCGCATCGACATCGAGGGCGTGGCGGCGGTCGACGCGGGCAGCGATTCGGGCTCACAGACGGTGCGGCACATCGCCGGCAGTGTCACCGCTCACTCCGACTCCGGATCGCTCACGATCCAGGACGTCGGCGGTGCGCTGGAGACCAGCAGCGACTCCGGCTCGCTCCGGGCCACCGAACTCCGCTCGCCCACGGCGAAGACCTCCACCGATTCTGGCGGCATACGGATGGTGTTCACGTCTCCGCCGCAGAACGTACGGGCGAACAGCGACTCGGGCTCGGTGCGTATCGGGCTGCGCGGCGGCCGGTACCGGGTCGACATCGGATCCGACTCGGGCGGTAAGCACGTCACCGTGCCCACCGCCTCGGACGCGCCCTCCCGTGTCTACGTACGCACCGACTCCGGAGGCATCAACATCTTCCCCGGCTAA
- a CDS encoding SAM hydrolase/SAM-dependent halogenase family protein has protein sequence MTPKHCVTLLTDYGLEDGFVAACHGVIASICPPARIIDITHLVPPGDVRRGAAVMAQTVPYLPAGVHVAVIDPGVGTRRRAVAVAVGDRVFVGPDNGVLSWAATDEEIRAFELTDRGLWLDPVSATFHGRDIFSPVAAHIAAGREVATVGEEIDPAGLVRLPPPARNVRDDMAEGEVVTVDRFGNVQLSVTGADLDRIGARYGEALTVTLGRHSRRVSYGETFGSVPPGELVAYTDAAGQVALAVNSGNAAQRLGLPPGAHVRIAIAT, from the coding sequence GTGACGCCGAAGCACTGCGTAACGCTACTGACCGACTACGGGCTGGAAGACGGGTTCGTCGCCGCATGTCACGGGGTCATCGCGAGCATCTGCCCACCCGCGCGCATCATCGACATCACCCACCTCGTGCCTCCCGGCGACGTACGCCGCGGCGCCGCGGTCATGGCGCAGACGGTCCCCTACCTCCCGGCCGGCGTGCACGTCGCCGTGATCGACCCGGGGGTGGGCACACGGCGCCGCGCGGTCGCGGTGGCCGTCGGCGACCGCGTCTTCGTCGGGCCGGACAACGGCGTGCTGTCATGGGCGGCCACGGACGAGGAGATACGGGCGTTCGAGCTGACCGACCGGGGGCTGTGGCTCGATCCGGTGTCGGCGACGTTCCATGGCCGGGACATCTTCTCTCCGGTGGCGGCCCACATCGCCGCGGGCCGTGAGGTCGCGACGGTCGGCGAGGAGATCGACCCGGCCGGCCTCGTCCGGCTGCCGCCGCCGGCCCGCAACGTACGGGACGACATGGCCGAGGGCGAGGTTGTCACGGTCGACCGGTTCGGCAACGTCCAGCTGTCGGTCACCGGGGCCGACCTGGACCGGATCGGCGCCCGGTACGGCGAGGCCCTCACGGTCACGCTCGGGCGGCATTCGCGGCGGGTGTCCTACGGCGAGACGTTCGGGTCCGTACCTCCCGGAGAGCTCGTCGCGTACACGGACGCGGCCGGTCAGGTGGCCCTCGCCGTCAACTCCGGCAACGCGGCCCAGCGCCTCGGGCTGCCACCCGGAGCGCACGTGCGCATCGCCATCGCGACGTGA
- a CDS encoding PadR family transcriptional regulator yields the protein MHRRSMHSEERAAFGGWGPGFGPGFGPRGRGGRGGRRTKRGNVRAAILALLAERPMHGYEMIQELESRTGGLWRPSPGSVYPTLQLLEDEGLISGEQSSGKRLFALADAGRAEAETQEAPPWAEITEDAGEAATHVHKAMGQLAMALRQVMHAGSEDQRNRALDVINDARRRLYGILADDEG from the coding sequence ATGCACAGACGATCCATGCACAGCGAGGAGCGGGCGGCCTTCGGCGGCTGGGGGCCCGGTTTCGGCCCGGGCTTCGGCCCGCGCGGACGCGGTGGCCGCGGCGGTCGCCGCACGAAGCGCGGGAACGTCCGCGCGGCGATCCTGGCGCTGCTCGCCGAGCGGCCCATGCACGGCTACGAGATGATCCAGGAGCTGGAGAGCCGTACCGGCGGGCTGTGGCGGCCGAGCCCCGGATCGGTCTATCCCACGCTGCAGCTACTGGAGGACGAAGGGCTGATCTCCGGCGAGCAGTCGTCCGGCAAGCGCCTGTTCGCGCTGGCCGACGCCGGGCGCGCCGAGGCCGAGACCCAGGAGGCCCCACCGTGGGCCGAGATCACCGAGGACGCCGGCGAGGCGGCCACACACGTGCACAAGGCGATGGGACAGCTGGCGATGGCGCTCCGCCAGGTCATGCACGCCGGCAGCGAGGACCAGCGCAACCGCGCCCTCGACGTGATCAACGACGCGCGAAGGCGGTTGTACGGCATCCTCGCCGACGACGAGGGCTGA
- a CDS encoding epoxide hydrolase family protein, with the protein MTDESVRPFRIDIAQDQLDDLNERLDRVRWPDELPGVGWEYGIPLGYLRELVDYWRHRYDWRAAEARLNAWPQFTTTIDGANIHFAHLRSPEPDATPLVITHGWPGSIAEFAQVAGPLSDPRAHGGDPRDAFHLVIPSIPGFGFSGPTRETGWEFRRVAAAFGELMRRLGYRRYGAQGGDWGAAISREIGRTRTDQVIGVHLNLIPGAGATSEPDAGELAALSPAERERALASWERGRRFARDRQGYADIQSTRPQTLAYALTDSPVGQLAWIAEKFKEWTDSRDRPEDAVDRDQLLTNVMLYWLTGTAGSSARIYYERAHADYWGTPDEPSAAPTALAAFPQENFIPLRHIAERTNTIVRWTEFDRGGHFAAMEQPDLLVTDVRAFFRQLGGL; encoded by the coding sequence ATGACCGATGAAAGCGTCCGTCCGTTCCGGATCGACATCGCGCAGGATCAGCTGGACGATCTGAACGAGCGGCTCGACCGCGTGCGGTGGCCGGACGAGCTGCCCGGTGTGGGGTGGGAGTACGGGATCCCGCTCGGCTACCTGCGCGAGCTCGTCGACTACTGGCGGCATCGGTACGACTGGCGCGCGGCCGAGGCGCGGCTCAACGCGTGGCCGCAGTTCACGACCACCATCGACGGGGCGAACATCCACTTCGCCCACCTCCGGTCGCCGGAGCCGGACGCGACTCCACTCGTCATCACGCACGGCTGGCCGGGCTCGATCGCCGAGTTCGCCCAGGTCGCCGGTCCGCTGTCCGACCCACGGGCGCATGGCGGGGACCCGCGCGACGCGTTCCATCTCGTGATCCCGAGCATCCCCGGGTTCGGGTTCTCCGGGCCCACGCGGGAGACCGGGTGGGAGTTCCGCCGGGTCGCCGCGGCGTTCGGGGAGCTGATGCGGCGCCTCGGTTACCGGCGGTACGGCGCGCAGGGGGGTGACTGGGGGGCCGCCATCTCCCGCGAGATCGGCCGTACCCGCACCGACCAGGTGATCGGCGTGCACCTCAACCTCATCCCCGGCGCGGGGGCGACCTCCGAACCGGACGCCGGCGAACTCGCCGCGCTGAGCCCCGCCGAGCGCGAACGCGCCCTCGCCTCCTGGGAGCGCGGCAGGCGCTTCGCCCGCGACCGGCAGGGCTATGCCGACATCCAGTCCACCCGCCCGCAGACCCTCGCCTACGCGCTGACCGACTCCCCGGTCGGGCAGCTTGCCTGGATCGCGGAGAAGTTCAAGGAGTGGACGGACTCGCGCGACCGGCCCGAGGACGCCGTCGACCGCGACCAGCTGCTGACCAACGTGATGCTCTACTGGCTGACCGGGACCGCCGGGTCGTCCGCGCGGATCTACTACGAACGGGCGCACGCGGACTACTGGGGGACGCCGGACGAACCGTCGGCCGCGCCGACCGCCCTGGCCGCCTTCCCGCAGGAGAACTTCATCCCGCTGCGGCACATCGCGGAGCGGACCAACACGATCGTGCGGTGGACGGAGTTCGACCGGGGCGGCCACTTCGCCGCGATGGAGCAACCCGACCTGCTCGTCACCGACGTACGGGCGTTCTTCCGGCAGCTAGGGGGGCTTTAG
- a CDS encoding MarR family winged helix-turn-helix transcriptional regulator, translating into MSPHIDASVTEIERAAFQLRRLWAKPHLLQRLREQCGQGGRPIQLSSLLVIHAIAGQGEGRGEVTVGAVADYLDIDPSTASRLVGHAIDAGFVSRTPSPVDARRAHLRLTESGERVRRLTDEFRRRFIARLVADWTDEERSMFAGLLGRFAEAAANYPMEAAELETSIEAARADDCAP; encoded by the coding sequence GTGAGTCCGCACATCGACGCGAGTGTGACGGAGATCGAACGCGCGGCATTCCAGCTCCGCCGGCTCTGGGCCAAACCGCATCTGCTGCAGCGCCTGCGCGAACAGTGCGGACAGGGCGGGCGCCCCATCCAGCTGTCCAGCCTGCTGGTGATCCACGCCATCGCGGGCCAGGGCGAAGGACGGGGCGAGGTCACCGTGGGCGCCGTCGCGGACTACCTCGACATCGACCCCTCGACCGCCAGCCGGCTCGTCGGCCACGCCATCGACGCGGGGTTCGTCTCCCGTACCCCGTCCCCGGTCGACGCGCGCCGCGCGCACCTGCGGCTGACGGAGTCCGGGGAACGGGTCAGGAGACTGACCGACGAGTTCCGGCGGCGCTTCATCGCCCGGCTCGTCGCCGACTGGACCGACGAGGAGCGGAGCATGTTCGCCGGGCTGCTCGGGCGCTTCGCGGAGGCGGCGGCGAACTACCCCATGGAGGCCGCCGAGCTGGAGACCTCGATCGAGGCGGCCCGCGCCGACGACTGCGCCCCGTAG
- the cax gene encoding calcium/proton exchanger: MGFTRSDWRLSIITAVAAAMAGIAYYAKLGGNVAPFVVAAIALALLASLVGRSVEALGDRLGAGATGVVQSALGNLPELFVVLFALKAKLYDVATATIVGSILANVLLVLGLAFLFGGIKHGRQTFGGEAARTMSMLMVLSVAALLVPSLTSALGSHASKAALHERTLSIVVSVLLLGLFVASLPASLRRQKAAPKADAADAADSADEAAESSEHSWPLALALAMLAITGVGAAFVSDWFVGALQPAIHTLGISEAFAGLVIVAIAGNAVENVVGIQLALKNQSDYALSVILQSPLQIALVVAPALVLLSPLVGASFTLVLSPLLIAVLIMSIVITVLVVLDGESNWLEGATLIVLYGIIATAFWWG; this comes from the coding sequence ATGGGTTTCACACGCTCTGACTGGCGCCTGAGCATCATCACCGCCGTGGCCGCGGCGATGGCCGGGATCGCCTATTACGCGAAGCTCGGTGGAAACGTCGCGCCCTTCGTCGTCGCGGCGATCGCGCTCGCACTGCTGGCGAGCCTGGTGGGCCGCAGCGTCGAGGCGCTGGGCGACCGGCTGGGCGCCGGTGCCACCGGCGTCGTCCAAAGCGCTCTGGGAAACCTTCCCGAGTTGTTCGTCGTGCTGTTCGCGCTGAAGGCGAAGCTGTACGACGTCGCGACCGCGACGATCGTCGGGTCGATCCTGGCGAACGTCCTGCTGGTCCTCGGCCTCGCGTTCCTGTTCGGCGGCATCAAGCACGGCCGGCAGACGTTCGGCGGCGAGGCCGCGCGGACGATGTCGATGCTCATGGTGCTGTCCGTCGCGGCGCTGCTCGTCCCGTCGCTCACCTCGGCGCTGGGTTCGCACGCGTCCAAGGCCGCCCTGCACGAGCGGACGTTGTCGATCGTGGTGTCGGTCCTGCTGCTCGGGCTGTTCGTGGCCTCGCTCCCGGCCTCGCTCCGCCGACAGAAGGCCGCCCCCAAAGCCGACGCTGCCGACGCTGCCGACAGTGCCGACGAGGCCGCGGAGTCGTCGGAGCATTCCTGGCCGCTGGCGCTCGCGCTGGCCATGCTGGCGATCACCGGCGTCGGCGCGGCGTTCGTGTCGGACTGGTTCGTGGGCGCCCTCCAGCCCGCGATCCACACGCTCGGCATCTCCGAGGCGTTCGCCGGCCTGGTCATCGTCGCGATCGCCGGCAACGCCGTCGAGAACGTCGTCGGCATCCAGCTCGCCCTCAAGAACCAGTCCGACTACGCGCTGTCGGTGATCCTGCAGAGTCCCCTGCAGATCGCGCTCGTCGTCGCGCCCGCCCTGGTCCTGCTCTCCCCGCTGGTGGGAGCGTCCTTCACGCTGGTGCTGTCACCGCTGCTCATCGCCGTGCTCATCATGTCGATCGTCATCACCGTCCTGGTGGTGCTCGACGGCGAGTCGAACTGGCTCGAGGGCGCGACTTTGATCGTCTTGTACGGCATCATCGCGACGGCCTTCTGGTGGGGATGA
- the otsB gene encoding trehalose-phosphatase encodes MNVESRTAAGTEGLSAIKTRPGAALAAFDFDGTLAPIVDDPESARAQDGAVTALAELARHIGKVAVITGRPAAVAVEYGGLAGIDGLVVLGQYGRERWENGTVDTPETPPGVAEARVKLPKIIATAPEGVVIEDKGHALAVHTRRAAEPEVALERLRGLIAALAERSGLVMEPGRFVLELRPPGMDKGAALRSLATELGSAAVLYAGDDLGDLAAFDAVEALRAEGVPGVKVCSGSDEVIALAERADLIVDGPPGIVRLLESLTSELF; translated from the coding sequence ATGAACGTTGAGTCACGTACGGCCGCCGGCACCGAAGGCCTGTCCGCGATCAAGACGCGGCCCGGCGCGGCATTGGCCGCCTTCGACTTCGACGGCACTCTCGCGCCCATCGTCGATGACCCCGAGTCCGCTCGCGCCCAGGACGGGGCGGTCACGGCACTCGCCGAGCTGGCACGCCACATCGGCAAGGTCGCCGTCATCACCGGCCGCCCCGCCGCGGTCGCGGTGGAGTACGGCGGCCTCGCCGGCATCGACGGTCTCGTGGTGCTCGGCCAGTACGGCCGCGAGCGGTGGGAGAACGGCACGGTCGACACGCCGGAGACGCCGCCGGGCGTCGCCGAGGCGCGGGTGAAGCTCCCCAAGATCATCGCGACGGCGCCGGAAGGTGTCGTCATCGAGGACAAGGGACACGCCCTCGCGGTGCACACGCGGCGCGCGGCCGAGCCCGAGGTCGCCCTCGAACGCCTGCGCGGCCTCATCGCCGCGCTCGCCGAGCGGAGCGGACTGGTCATGGAGCCCGGCCGTTTCGTGCTCGAACTCCGCCCGCCGGGAATGGACAAGGGCGCCGCGCTGCGCTCACTCGCCACCGAGCTCGGCAGCGCGGCGGTCCTCTACGCCGGCGACGACCTGGGCGACCTGGCCGCCTTCGACGCCGTCGAGGCGCTTCGCGCCGAGGGAGTGCCGGGCGTCAAGGTGTGCAGCGGCTCCGACGAGGTGATCGCGCTGGCCGAGCGCGCCGACCTCATCGTGGACGGCCCGCCCGGGATCGTGCGCCTGCTCGAGTCCCTCACGAGCGAACTCTTCTGA
- a CDS encoding DUF3263 domain-containing protein, with protein sequence MQPADARGDGPENEGDGGLADRDLAILSFERQWWKYAGAKEQAIRENFDMSSTRYYQLLSLLIDRPEALEHDPMLVKRLRRQRSQRQRQRAARRLGIRT encoded by the coding sequence ATGCAACCGGCGGACGCCCGGGGCGATGGCCCTGAAAACGAAGGTGACGGCGGCCTGGCCGACCGTGACTTGGCGATTCTTTCGTTCGAGCGGCAGTGGTGGAAGTACGCGGGTGCCAAAGAACAGGCCATCCGTGAAAACTTCGACATGTCCTCGACCCGCTACTACCAGCTGCTGAGCCTGCTCATCGACCGTCCCGAAGCGCTCGAGCACGACCCCATGCTCGTGAAGCGACTGCGGCGTCAGCGTTCGCAGCGCCAGCGCCAGCGGGCGGCCCGCCGGCTCGGCATCCGCACCTGA
- a CDS encoding S8 family serine peptidase, translating into MHLSEVRRALPRVASAVLVSVAVGVLSVPAAQSASPARPSQPAARTAPTDLYRGQQWTLDALHIPRAWKYSRGNGVTVAVLDTGVDGHQADLSGRVIDGPDFTGHTRKPGGKYWGRHGTEMASLVAGHGHGTGAAAGVMGVAPDAKILSIRVTWELNDPLRGDHDQVDRARDAVAKGIRYAADHGAQVISMSLGGGNLFYNGNSAEEAAIKYAIGKGSVLIASAGNDGNGANRRNYPAAYPGVIAVGAVDREFKAAKFTNRHTYISVAAPGVEIVSADAAGHGYILGTGTSSSAAFVAGMSALVKARYPNLTPPEVKQALEEGATHRPPDGRSNEIGTGVVDAYGALRMAAHINKAEHGGTSVERPQSSSRPTASPAEHGPDLMLIAVLSGGGTLILLSLILGWRQRRRRPSDDDEEGTPEPDSSPPVPANSAEVAPWERRPAAAAPRRPSSAGSPSGLSPWERRPPEASEPPPADVSPWGQDPSDSPWETRPEAPAPVDSWEHPPADSQFRDRPPAEPPSWDQAPAETPSWDQAPAESMSWDDPSPDAPSWELPAPSPSAPGAWDGRPAEPARESYDPEEPFSSLEPYEPPARTPTDGNGSNGHHPPARQDYRVAGGQEPDPLSDGPIDSSDIGTPLADESWDSIRRGFDRLKDSSNWESLAKGDLDDVRGLPEQDAFDETAAMPIVDPDEEKKED; encoded by the coding sequence GTGCACTTGTCCGAAGTACGCCGTGCCCTTCCCCGGGTGGCGTCGGCAGTGCTGGTCAGCGTCGCGGTGGGCGTGCTCTCGGTCCCCGCCGCCCAGTCCGCCTCGCCCGCCCGGCCGTCCCAGCCGGCGGCGCGTACGGCGCCGACCGACCTCTACCGCGGCCAGCAGTGGACCCTCGACGCCCTCCACATCCCGCGGGCGTGGAAGTACTCCCGCGGCAACGGCGTGACCGTGGCCGTCCTGGACACTGGTGTCGACGGTCACCAGGCCGACCTGAGCGGACGCGTCATCGACGGCCCCGACTTCACCGGCCACACGCGCAAGCCCGGCGGCAAGTACTGGGGCCGGCACGGCACCGAGATGGCGAGCCTGGTCGCGGGCCACGGACACGGGACGGGCGCCGCCGCGGGCGTCATGGGCGTCGCGCCCGACGCCAAGATCCTCTCGATCCGGGTGACCTGGGAGCTGAACGACCCGCTACGGGGCGACCACGACCAGGTCGACCGCGCGCGCGACGCGGTCGCGAAGGGCATCCGGTACGCCGCCGACCACGGCGCGCAGGTCATCAGCATGTCGCTCGGCGGCGGCAACCTCTTCTACAACGGCAACAGCGCCGAAGAAGCCGCGATCAAGTACGCGATCGGCAAAGGCTCCGTGCTCATCGCGTCGGCCGGCAACGACGGCAACGGCGCCAACCGGCGCAACTACCCGGCGGCCTATCCCGGAGTGATCGCGGTCGGCGCCGTGGACCGCGAGTTCAAGGCCGCCAAGTTCACCAACCGGCACACCTACATCTCGGTCGCGGCGCCCGGGGTCGAGATCGTGAGCGCCGACGCCGCGGGTCACGGGTACATCCTCGGAACCGGCACGAGCTCGTCCGCCGCCTTCGTGGCGGGCATGAGCGCTCTCGTCAAGGCCCGCTACCCGAACCTCACTCCGCCGGAGGTCAAGCAGGCCCTGGAGGAGGGGGCGACGCATCGGCCGCCCGACGGCCGCAGCAACGAGATCGGCACGGGGGTCGTCGACGCGTACGGCGCCCTGCGGATGGCCGCGCACATCAACAAGGCCGAGCACGGCGGCACGTCCGTCGAACGGCCGCAGTCGAGCTCCCGGCCCACCGCCTCCCCCGCCGAGCACGGCCCTGACCTCATGCTCATCGCCGTCCTGAGCGGTGGCGGCACGCTGATCCTGCTCAGCCTGATACTCGGGTGGCGGCAGCGGCGGCGGCGCCCCAGCGATGACGACGAGGAGGGCACGCCCGAGCCGGACTCCTCACCACCGGTGCCCGCGAACTCCGCCGAGGTGGCGCCATGGGAGCGCCGGCCGGCCGCCGCCGCGCCACGCCGGCCGTCGTCGGCAGGGTCGCCCTCGGGTCTGTCACCGTGGGAGCGCAGGCCGCCGGAGGCCTCCGAACCACCCCCGGCCGACGTGTCGCCGTGGGGCCAGGACCCGTCCGACTCCCCCTGGGAGACCAGGCCCGAGGCGCCGGCCCCCGTGGACTCCTGGGAGCACCCCCCGGCCGACTCGCAGTTCCGGGACCGGCCTCCGGCCGAGCCGCCCTCCTGGGACCAGGCTCCGGCCGAGACCCCGTCCTGGGACCAGGCTCCGGCCGAATCCATGTCCTGGGACGATCCCTCCCCCGACGCCCCCTCCTGGGAGCTCCCCGCACCCTCGCCGTCCGCGCCCGGCGCCTGGGACGGCCGCCCGGCCGAGCCGGCTCGTGAGTCCTACGATCCGGAGGAGCCGTTCTCGTCGCTGGAGCCGTACGAGCCGCCCGCCCGTACTCCCACGGACGGCAACGGCTCCAACGGGCACCACCCGCCCGCGCGCCAGGACTACCGCGTCGCGGGCGGCCAGGAGCCCGACCCGCTGAGCGACGGCCCCATCGACTCCTCCGACATCGGCACTCCGCTGGCGGACGAGAGCTGGGACAGCATCCGCCGCGGCTTCGACCGGCTGAAGGACTCGAGCAACTGGGAGTCGCTGGCAAAGGGTGACCTGGACGACGTCCGCGGCCTCCCCGAGCAGGACGCGTTCGACGAGACGGCCGCCATGCCGATCGTCGACCCGGACGAGGAGAAGAAAGAGGACTGA
- a CDS encoding alpha/beta hydrolase has translation MSPFFRRARSGAALPRRVVAVMSGLCAAFLPLTASVASVASPVPALHWISCDDGFQCATAQVPLDHRRPHGAMIDIAVMRHPATDTAHRIGSLFVNGGGPSEQLLPLRAEYGRIPAAWRARYDIVGFDPRGFGSSTAIRCFPTMDAESKFLSGLPAVPDTGPQIADWDRTWARFDARCASRGGALLRHDSTADVARDMDLLRQATGDPVMNYVGLSYGTGLGATYANLFPGRVGRMILDGNLDPVAWTHGDGRLPAFLRMGADKASAATLDALLDLCGKASTTACAFSAGTPAATHAKFETLLSRLRAHPVPIGTPPDTLSCDDLCAVFSLPLADVGAWKAGTDQLQQLWTASATGHPVTAPARSSLTAPQAPSSLAAPQAPYAGQEQTLAVLCSDSANPRDPRAYTAAARLASARSGLIGLSWVWPSEACAKWPTGRDGYTGPWNRRTAGPILLVGITGDPATSYANSVAMSRALARARLLTVHGYGHTELSNPSACAGDYEDRYLLTGALPPPGTVCEQDTIPFS, from the coding sequence ATGTCACCTTTCTTCCGAAGAGCACGGTCCGGTGCCGCCCTCCCCCGGCGGGTCGTCGCCGTCATGTCCGGGCTGTGTGCCGCCTTCCTGCCCCTGACCGCCTCGGTCGCCTCGGTCGCGTCGCCGGTTCCGGCGCTGCACTGGATTTCCTGCGACGACGGCTTTCAGTGCGCGACGGCCCAGGTGCCGCTCGACCACCGGCGCCCGCACGGCGCGATGATCGACATCGCCGTGATGCGGCATCCGGCGACCGACACCGCGCACCGGATCGGCTCACTGTTCGTCAACGGCGGCGGTCCCAGTGAACAACTCCTCCCCCTTCGCGCGGAGTACGGGAGGATCCCCGCCGCGTGGCGGGCGCGGTACGACATCGTCGGGTTCGACCCGCGCGGTTTCGGCTCCAGCACGGCGATCCGCTGTTTCCCGACCATGGACGCCGAGAGCAAATTCCTGTCCGGTCTGCCCGCGGTTCCCGACACCGGGCCGCAGATCGCGGACTGGGACCGTACCTGGGCACGGTTCGACGCACGGTGCGCGAGCCGGGGCGGCGCTCTGCTCCGCCACGACAGCACGGCGGACGTGGCGCGCGACATGGACCTGCTCCGCCAGGCCACCGGCGACCCCGTCATGAACTACGTGGGGTTGTCCTATGGCACCGGCCTCGGCGCCACGTACGCCAACCTGTTCCCCGGCAGGGTCGGGCGCATGATCCTGGACGGCAACCTGGACCCGGTCGCCTGGACCCACGGCGACGGTCGGCTGCCCGCCTTCCTGCGCATGGGCGCCGACAAGGCGTCCGCGGCCACCCTCGACGCCCTCCTGGACCTGTGCGGTAAGGCGTCCACCACGGCGTGCGCGTTCTCCGCCGGGACCCCGGCCGCGACGCACGCCAAGTTCGAGACGTTGCTGAGCCGTCTGCGCGCGCATCCGGTCCCGATCGGCACCCCGCCGGACACACTGTCCTGCGACGACCTCTGCGCCGTCTTCAGCCTGCCGCTGGCCGACGTCGGCGCTTGGAAGGCCGGAACCGACCAGCTACAGCAACTGTGGACCGCCTCGGCGACCGGCCACCCCGTCACCGCCCCGGCCCGGTCCTCGCTGACCGCGCCGCAGGCCCCGTCCTCGCTCGCCGCGCCGCAGGCCCCGTACGCCGGCCAGGAACAGACCCTCGCGGTGCTGTGCTCCGACAGCGCGAACCCGCGCGACCCGCGCGCGTACACCGCCGCCGCCCGGCTGGCCTCCGCCCGATCCGGCCTCATCGGCCTGTCGTGGGTCTGGCCCTCGGAGGCGTGCGCGAAATGGCCGACCGGCCGGGACGGCTACACCGGTCCGTGGAACCGCCGCACCGCGGGCCCCATCCTCCTGGTCGGCATCACCGGCGACCCCGCCACCTCGTACGCGAACTCGGTCGCCATGTCCCGGGCCCTGGCCCGCGCACGCCTGCTGACCGTGCACGGGTACGGCCATACCGAACTCTCCAACCCCAGTGCCTGCGCCGGCGACTACGAGGACCGCTACCTGCTGACCGGCGCCCTCCCGCCGCCCGGAACCGTCTGTGAGCAGGACACGATTCCGTTCTCCTGA